From a single Rosa rugosa chromosome 7, drRosRugo1.1, whole genome shotgun sequence genomic region:
- the LOC133720869 gene encoding uncharacterized protein LOC133720869: MEFHEDRYRQAQRPKYDCLLFDLDDTLYPLSTGVATACRNNIEDYMVEKLGIERSIIPELGNLLYKNYGTTMAGLRAIGYDFDYDEYHSFVHGRLPYENIKPDPVLRSLLLNLPYRKIIFTNADKVHAAKALSRLGLEDCFEGIICFETLNPIHKSTVSDDEDDIEFVGLSTAQIPATTTTTSSSEIFDIIAHFAQANPSSKLPKTPIVCKPSEAAIEKALEIAHINPQRTLFFEDSVRNIQAGKRVGLHTVLVGTSQRVKGADFALESIHNLREALPELWEADRKSEVGYPGKVAVETSVTA; the protein is encoded by the exons ATGGAGTTCCATGAAGACCGTTACAGGCAGGCTCAGAGGCCAAAATATGATTGTCTTCTATTTG ATCTAGATGATACCCTTTATCCCCTAAGTACTGGTGTTGCTACTGCTTGCCGCAATAACATAGAAG ATTATATGGTTGAAAAGCTTGGCATTGAGAGGAGCATCATCCCTGAATTGGGTAACCTGCTGTACAAGAATTATGGAACTACAATGGCTGGACTTAGG GCAATTGGCTATGACTTTGACTATGATGAATACCACAG TTTTGTCCATGGTAGATTACCTTATGAGAACATCAAACCAGACCCTGTTTTGAGGAGTCTTTTGCTCAACCTGCCTTACAGGAAAATT ATATTCACAAATGCAGACAAGGTCCATGCTGCTAAAGCACTAAGCAGGCTTGGTTTAGAAGATTGCTTTGAGGGAATTATCTGCTTTGAGACCCTCAACCCTATTCACAAAAGCACtgtttctgatgatgaagatgacatTGAGTTTGTGGGATTAAGCACTGCTCAAATTCCTGCCACCACAACAACTACTAGTAGCTCTGAGATTTTTGACATCATTGCCCATTTTGCTCAAGCAAACCCCTCTTCAAAATTACCCAAAACCCCAATTGTGTGCAAGCCATCCGAAGCTGCCATAGAAAAAGCCCTCGAGATAGCCCACATTAACCCTCAGAGAACA CTGTTCTTTGAAGATAGTGTCAGGAACATACAAGCTGGCAAAAGAGTGGGTCTTCACACTGTGCTG GTTGGCACATCACAGAGAGTTAAAGGTGCTGACTTTGCACTAGAAAGCATCCACAATCTGAGGGAAGCACTGCCAGAGCTTTGGGAAGCTGATAGGAAATCTGAAGTTGGTTACCCGGGAAAAGTAGCGGTGGAAACTTCAGTCACAGCTTAG
- the LOC133723890 gene encoding uncharacterized protein At5g02240 yields MATVAAGPRVQLVISDHYNKFRQCHKCSRVAFPQRSSLSSYKYSSSLFSASSLSLSLEKRVRKGFRRGVAITAMADSGTSTVLVTGAGGRTGQIVYKKLKERSDQYVARGLVRTEESKAKIGGSDDLYVGDITDADSVVPAIQGIDALVILTSAVPKMKPGYNPSKGGRPEFYFEDGQYPEQVDWLGQKNQIDAAKAAGVKQIVLVGSMGGTDLSNPLNSLGNGNILVWKRKAEEYLADSGIPYTIIRAGGLQDKEGGIRELLIGKDDELLKTETRTIARADVAEVCVQALQFEEAKNKAFDLASKPEGTGTPTKDFKALFSQITTRF; encoded by the exons ATGGCAACGGTGGCAGCTGGACCACGTGTCCAGTTGGTGATATCAGATCATTACAATAAGTTCCGTCAGTGTCATAAATGTAGTCGGGTCGCATTTCCACAAAGGTCGAGTCTTTCTTCTTATAAGTATTCCAGTTCATTGTTCTCTGCTTCATCTTTATCTTTGAGTCTTGAAAAGAGGGTGAGGAAGGGTTTTAGGAGAGGAGTGGCTATAACGGCGATGGCGGATTCGGGTACAAGCACAGTCCTTGTCACTGGAGCTGGTGGTAGAACtg GCCAGATAGTTTATAAGAAGTTGAAGGAGAGGTCTGATCAGTATGTTGCTAGAGGTCTGGTTAGAACAGAAGAGAGCAAAGCTAAAATTGGTGGATCAGATGATCTTTATGTTGGAGATATAACAGATGCCGACAGCGTTGTACCTGCGATCCAAGGTATCGATGCCCTCGTGATCCTTACGAGTGCTGTGCCAAAGATGAAACCTGGTTATAATCCAAGCAAGGGTGGGAGGCCCGAGTTCTACTTTGAAGATGGCCAGTATCCTGAACAG GTTGATTGGCTTGGACAGAAAAACCAAATTGATGCTG CTAAGGCTGCGGGAGTGAAGCAAATTGTATTGGTTGGGTCTATGGGTGGAACTGATTTGAGTAACCCCCTTAACAGCTTGGGTAATGGAAATATCTTG GTTTGGAAGAGGAAGGCAGAGGAGTACTTGGCTGACTCTGGTATTCCATACACAATCATAAG GGCTGGAGGCTTGCAAGACAAAGAAGGTGGTATCCGTGAACTTCTTATTGGGAAAGATGACGAGCTTCTGAAGACAGAGACAAGAACCATTGCTAGGGCTGACGTCGCAGAAGTCTGCGTTCAG GCATTGCAATTTGAGGAGGCCAAAAACAAGGCATTTGATTTAGCCTCAAAGCCTGAGGGAACCGGAACACCTACCAAAGATTTCAAGGCTCTCTTTTCCCAGATCACCACTCGTTTTTGA
- the LOC133723891 gene encoding UPF0161 protein At3g09310, with protein sequence MAVVLNYHQPLGLAVQPQSQNPNFNSRKIYRTQLNTLNSRRRRVINCSNGDSDSDPNSPQDKEVNSLGVKAALSMLKFYKREISPLMPKSCRYVPTCSEYSMEAYKRYGVAKGTVLTAWRLCRCNPLGGSGYDPPRWFNETNMPEE encoded by the exons ATGGCGGTTGTACTTAACTACCATCAACCTCTGGGTTTAGCTGTTCAGCCccaatcccaaaaccctaacttCAATTCCCGCAAAATTTACCGAACCCAACTCAATACCTTGAATTCTCGACGGCGCCGAGTAATCAATTGCTCGAATGGAGACTCAGACTCCGACCCAAACAGTCCACAAG ATAAGGAAGTGAACAGTTTGGGAGTCAAAGCCGCGTTGTCGATGCTCAAATTCTACAAAA GGGAGATTTCGCCTTTGATGCCGAAAAGTTGCCGGTACGTACCGACTTGCAGTGAGTACTCGATGGAAGCTTACAAGAGATATGGGGTTGCAAAAGGTACAGTCTTGACTGCTTGGCGTCTCTGCCGCTGCAATCCCCTAG gTGGTTCTGGTTATGATCCTCCTCGATGGTTCAATGAGACAAATATGCCTGAAGAATAA
- the LOC133723889 gene encoding scarecrow-like protein 9: protein MTMDPRLRSFSDSLNGVRLSNRPFSILSHQNIVPQSPFSSHPFLGSDYREFNYPRPDLTPNDLSSVSSLSHEEEDCDFSDEVLKYINQMLMEEDMEDKTCMLQESLELQAAEKSFYDVLGKKYPPSPEVNHDFSVPYGEIPDDGFSGNSSNYITSSSSNSGFSGSGSSYITSSSNSGSYFSDGTWIQSPGGYMSQFQGLPPYNISHSSYGSSTMVSSLDGLVESPSSSLHVPDFSTETRSVWQFNKGVEEASRFLPGETNLVVDLDVNWLSAQALKVRTDEEVVKPEKKDEGECSPGGPRGRKNPYREDDEDVEENRSSKQAAVSTESTLRSEMFDKILLCSLGEGKEHLISKREQLQNGMIKSVPQKEKSKGSNGGKGRGKKQSGNKKDVVDLRSLLITVAQAVAADDHRTANELLKKVRLHSSPFGDGAQRLAHCFADGLEARLAGTGSQIYKGFVSKRTPAADVLKAYHLFLAACPFTKISNFVSNKTIMTSSQKAMRLHVIDFGIHYGFQWPTLIQRIAMREGGPPKLRITGIEFPQPGFRPAEGVEETGRRLAAYAETFHVPFEYNAIAKKWENITLEELKIGRDEFLVVNCLYRGKNLLDESVAVDSARNRVLNLIRRTNPDIFIHGVINGAYNAPFFVTRFREALFHFSSMFDMLETVVPREDRERMVIEKEIIGREALNVIACEGWERVERPESYKQWQVRNLRAGFVQIPFDRELVKLAARKVKSSYHKDFVIDEDGRWLLQGWKGRTIFAISAWKPS from the coding sequence ATGACAATGGATCCGCGTCTGCGGAGTTTCTCTGATTCTTTAAATGGAGTTCGATTAAGCAACCGACCTTTTTCCATTCTTTCACATCAGAACATTGTGCCCCAATCCCCATTTAGTAGTCATCCTTTCTTAGGTAGCGATTATAGGGAATTCAATTACCCTAGACCCGATCTAACCCCAAATGATTTATCGTCTGTCTCGAGCTTGAGTCATGAGGAGGAAGATTGTGACTTTTCAGATGAAGTCTTGAAATACATTAACCAGATGCTTATGGAAGAAGACATGGAGGATAAGACTTGCATGCTTCAAGAGTCTTTGGAACTTCAAGCAGCCGAGAAGTCATTCTATGATGTCCTTGGAAAGAAATATCCCCCTTCCCCAGAAGTAAACCATGATTTTTCAGTTCCATATGGTGAGATCCCAGATGATGGTTTCTCGGGAAACAGCAGCAACTATATTACTTCTAGTAGTAGTAACAGTGGTTTCTCTGGAAGTGGCAGCAGCTATATTACTAGTAGTAGTAACAGTGGTAGCTATTTCAGTGATGGTACCTGGATTCAAAGTCCAGGTGGATATATGTCTCAATTTCAAGGTCTTCCACCTTATAACATTTCCCATTCATCGTATGGCTCTTCAACTATGGTCAGTAGCCTGGATGGGCTGGTGGAATCTCCTAGTAGCAGTCTTCACGTCCCTGATTTCAGTACTGAGACTCGATCTGTTTGGCAGTTCAATAAGGGGGTTGAAGAGGCTAGTAGGTTTCTTCCTGGTGAGACTAATTTGGTTGTTGATCTTGATGTGAATTGGTTGTCGGCTCAAGCTTTGAAGGTTAGGACTGATGAGGAAGTTGTTAAACCGGAGAAAAAGGATGAAGGGGAGTGTTCTCCCGGTGGTCCAAGGGGGAGGAAGAATCCGTATAGGGAGGATGATGAGGATGTGGAAGAAAATAGGAGTAGCAAGCAAGCGGCAGTTTCTACTGAATCTACTCTGCGATCAGAGATGTTTGATAAGATTTTGCTTTGTAGCTTAGGGGAGGGTAAAGAGCACTTAATATCCAAACGGGAGCAGTTGCAGAATGGAATGATCAAAAGTGTGCCTCAGAAAGAGAAATCCAAAGGATCAAATGGAGGAAAAGGTCGTGGTAAGAAACAAAGTGGTAACAAAAAGGATGTTGTGGATTTGAGAAGTCTCCTTATTACTGTTGCACAAGCAGTTGCAGCTGATGATCATAGGACTGCAAATGAGCTGCTGAAGAAGGTGAGGCTGCATTCTTCGCCTTTTGGAGATGGGGCTCAGAGACTGGCTCATTGCTTTGCTGATGGCCTCGAGGCTCGCTTGGCTGGTACTGGTAGCCAGATCTATAAAGGCTTTGTTAGCAAAAGAACACCTGCTGCTGATGTCTTGAAAGCTTACCATCTTTTCCTTGCTGCATGTCCATTTACTAAGATATCTAATTTTGTCTCAAACAAGACCATAATGACTTCATCACAAAAAGCGATGAGACTCCATGTCATAGATTTTGGTATCCATTATGGTTTCCAATGGCCTACCCTTATTCAGAGGATCGCAATGAGGGAGGGTGGACCCCCAAAGCTTCGGATTACTGGAATTGAATTTCCACAACCAGGATTCCGGCCAGCTGAAGGAGTAGAGGAAACAGGACGTCGCTTGGCAGCTTATGCTGAGACGTTCCACGTGCCATTTGAGTACAATGCTATTGCAAAGAAATGGGAAAACATTACACTTGAGGAACTAAAAATTGGAAGGGATGAGTTTCTTGTTGTGAACTGTTTGTATCGGGGTAAGAACTTGCTTGATGAAAGTGTGGCTGTGGACAGTGCTCGAAATAGGGTTCTTAATCTGATAAGGAGAACTAATCCAGACATTTTCATCCATGGAGTTATTAATGGAGCATACAATGCCCCCTTTTTTGTCACCAGGTTCCGAGAggctttatttcatttttcttcaatGTTTGACATGCTCGAAACAGTTGTACCCCGCGAGGATCGGGAGAGGATGGTGATTGAGAAAGAGATAATTGGCAGGGAGGCTTTGAATGTTATAGCTTGTGAGGGATGGGAAAGAGTGGAAAGGCCAGAATCCTACAAGCAGTGGCAGGTCCGCAACTTGAGGGCTGGGTTTGTGCAAATACCTTTCGACAGAGAACTTGTGAAGCTGGCGGCTCGGAAAGTGAAATCTAGTTACCACAAGGATTTTGTTATCGATGAAGATGGGCGCTGGCTGTTGCAGGGATGGAAGGGACGGACCATATTTGCCATTTCTGCTTGGAAACCTTCGTAA
- the LOC133721427 gene encoding telomere repeat-binding protein 5-like, which yields MVPQRRVDYGFNGYQVPEVPRASRSARGKGPIRKKLEGNQIHAFEILASVAGKLLESEKPLPSNASSGKVPHYTFDDTIRKQQNKGNSLKEEPCEWGSCDEEASFRACGVQGQSHTLNQFSHPQENFSFEMSGTSKSNDHSGKVCFAKKLGTVDSSSSCGSYSNKVISDCFLSGDYIEEEEKAHVVLKRKLEAEPSKDTSVKDGKANVLVCSEDLLEMEGKPPELVSSEHVVKVPFSGECKIHGSFPCHCVKVVSRDDDENSVGYVEPCTIVEEFEHTPVGDRKIKNLSASKHRRIAPDMKIGGYHRTDGKIKQVYRNGRPCYAHQRSQKIYPFKKRNFFNRRPFTTSDRGCNCENICSSPDKREDGSNCNAAIGRSSSTTGREPSKSNDRNVRLSIKSFKVPELFFEIPTTATVGSLKRTVMEAVTSILGEGLHVGILVQGKKVRDDNKTLLQTGISHDDKLDNLGFTLEPKHSKLMHSQCGNDPSSVSGRTQELTRHSASLVSRPGTSNVSLNPPVTNLGSCVDKDLNAVPSLASTSIDKTPPASQALVAVPPINAKPLAVVPFHRRSGHPAYVQRRMRRPFSVSEVEALVQAVEKLGTGRWRDVKMRAFDNAKHRTYVDLKDKWKTLVHTARISPQQRRGEPVPQELLDRVLAAHAYWSQRQAKQQLRAAA from the exons ATGGTACCACAGAGGAGGGTGGATTATGGCTTCAATGGCTACCAAGTGCCTGAGGTTCCTCGAGCTTCTAGATCAGCTAGG GGAAAGGGACCTATCAGGAAGAAACTTGAAGGCAACCAGATTCATGCGTTTGAGATTTTGGCTAGCGTAGCTGGTAAACTATTGGAGAGTGAAAAACCTCTACCTAGTAATGCTTCTAGTGGAAAGGTTCCTCATTACACGTTTGATGATACCATAAGGAAGCAACAAAATAAAGGAAACTCATTGAAGGAAGAACCTTGTGAGTGGGGAAGCTGTGATGAAGAAGCCTCTTTCCGTGCCTGTGGGGTGCAAGGGCAAAGTCATACTCTGAATCAGTTTTCACATCCACAAGAAAACTTTAGTTTTGAGATGAGCGGGACATCAAAAAGTAATGATCACTCGGGGAAGGTTTGTTTTGCTAAAAAGTTGGGTACAGTTGATAGCAGTTCTTCTTGTGGAAGCTATTCTAACAAAGTAATCAGTGACTGTTTCTTATCTGGGGATTATattgaagaggaagagaaagcaCATGTTGTACTAAAGAGGAAACTAGAGGCTGAACCATCAAAGGATACAAGTGTAAAGGATGGAAAAGCCAATGTTTTAGTCTGTTCAGAAGATTTGCTAGAAATGGAAGGAAAGCCTCCTGAATTGGTCAGTTCTGAACATGTTGTAAAGGTTCCTTTTTCAGGGGAATGCAAAATTCATGGTTCTTTCCCCTGCCATTGTGTTAAAGTAGTTAGTAGAGATGATGACGAAAATTCTGTTGGGTATGTCGAACCCTGTACCATAGTAGAGGAGTTTGAGCACACACCTGTTGGTGATAGGAAAATAAAGAATCTGTCAGCATCCAAGCACCGGAGAATAGCTCCAGATATGAAGATTGGGGGTTATCATAGAACTG ATGGGAAAATAAAGCAAGTTTACCGTAATGGGAGACCTTGTTACGCACATCAAAGATCACAGAAGATTTATCCTTTTAAGAAGAGAAATTTCTTTAACCGGAGGCCATTTACTACGTCTGATAGAGGCTGTAACTGTGAAAACATATGTAGTTCACCTGACAAGAGAGAAGACGGTAGCAACTGCAACGCAG CAATTGGACGGTCATCCTCAACAACAGGTCGAGAACCTTCCAAGTCCAATGATCGTAATG TGAGGCTGAGTATTAAATCCTTCAAAGTTCCCGAACTTTTCTTTGAAATTCCTACAACTGCGACTGTTGGTTCATTGAAG AGGACAGTAATGGAGGCAGTAACTTCTATACTTGGAGAGGGATTACATGTTGGGATCCTGGTTCAGGGAAAGAAGGTCAGAGATGACAACAAAACATTACTTCAGACTGGGATTTCGCATGATGACAAGCTTGACAATTTGGGTTTTACCTTGGAGCCCAAACATTCAAAGCTTATGCATTCTCAATGCGGCAATGATCCTTCCTCTGTTTCTGGCAGAACTCAAGAGTTAACCAG GCATTCTGCATCTTTGGTCTCACGACCAGGGACTTCAAATGTCTCCCTGAATCCTCCAGTAACCAATTTGGGTAGCTGTGTTGACAAAGACTTGAATGCAGTGCCCTCTCTTGCTAGTACTTCAATTGACAAAACCCCACCAGCATCCCAAGCTCTGGTTGCAGTTCCACCAATTAACGCAAAGCCACTGGCTGTGGTTCCTTTTCATAGGAGATCTGGGCATCCAGCATATGTACAGCGCCGGATGAGGAGACCTTTCTCTGTTTCAGAAGTAGAAGCATTGGTTCAGGCTGTTGAGAAACTTGGAACAGGAAG GTGGCGTGATGTTAAAATGCGTGCTTTTGATAATGCAAAACATCGAACTTATGTGGATTTGAAG GACAAGTGGAAAACATTGGTGCACACAGCAAGGATCTCACCTCAGCAAAGGAGAGGAGAACCTGTTCCTCAGGAGCTTTTGGACAGAGTCCTAGCCGCCCATGCCTACTGGTCTCAGCGGCAAGCCAAGCAGCAGCTCAGAGCAGCAGCCTGA
- the LOC133721046 gene encoding oxysterol-binding protein-related protein 3A-like, which translates to MAPKDPKQGGGFFASIASTFSAVTKSVNGLVGYEGLEVINPDGGTDDVHEEASKGRWKQEDRDGYWKVMQKYVGADVTSMVTLPVLIFEPMTMLQKMAELMEYSHLLDLADECEDPYMQLVYSASFFISVYYAFQRTWKPFNPILGETYEMVNHGGITFVAEQVSHHPPMSAAHAENEHFIYDITSKVKTKFLGNSIDIYPLGRTRLTLKKSGAVLDLAPPPTKVNNLIFGRTWVDSPGDMVLTNLTTGDKVVLYFQPCGWFGAGRYEVDGYVYNSTEEPKILMTGKWNESMSYQPCDAEGEPLPGTELKESWKVAEVPENDKFQYTYFAHKINSFDTAPKKLLASDSRLRPDRFALEQGDIPKAGFEKSSLEERQRAEKKNREEKGHEFTPRWFDKTDEICPTTWDDLQVYQYNGKYTEHRTAIDDSDSVEAIDVKSIEFNPWQYENLAA; encoded by the exons ATGGCGCCCAAGGATCCCAAGCAAGGCGGAGGCTTCTTCGCTTCCATAGCTTCCACTTTCAGCGCCGTCACCAAATCCGTCAACGG ATTAGTGGGGTACGAGGGCCTGGAGGTTATCAATCCAGATGGAGGCACGGATGATGTTCATGAAGAAGCCAGTAAAGGAAGATGGAAGCAGGAG GATCGGGATGGTTACTGGAAGGTAATGCAGAAGTATGTAGGTGCTGACGTCACATCAATGGTGACCCTTCCAGTTCTTATTTTTGAGCCAATGACTATGCTACAGAAAATGGCAGAG TTGATGGAATACTCCCATCTGTTAGATCTGGCAGATGAATGTGAGGATCCATACATGCAATTGGTATATTCTG CATCTTTCTTTATATCTGTTTACTATGCCTTTCAACGCACCTGGAAGCCATTCAACCCCATTCTTGGTGAGACTTACGAAATGGTTAATCATGGTGGCATTACATTTGTAGCAGAACAG GTTAGTCATCACCCTCCTATGAGTGCTGCTCATGCAGAAAATGAGCATTTCATATATGACATAACTTCAAAGGTGAAAACCAAATTTCTAGGGAACTCGATTGATATCTATCCACTTGGAAG GACACGTTTGACCCTCAAGAAGTCTGGTGCAGTCTTAGATTTGGCACCCCCACCAACAAAAGTCAACAACTTAATTTTTGGAAGGACATGGGTTGATTCACCAGGAGATATGGTTTTGACCAATTTGACCACAGGGGATAAAGTTGTGCTATATTTTCAACCATGCGGCTGGTTTGG AGCTGGTCGCTATGAAGTTGATGGATATGTTTATAATTCGACCGAGGAACCCAAGATATTGATGACTGGAAagtggaatgagtcaatgagTTATCAACCCTGTGACGCAGAAGGTGAACCACTTCCTGGCACTGAATTGAAAGAG TCTTGGAAAGTTGCTGAAGTTCCAGAAAATGACAAATTCCAGTACACATATTTTGCGCATAAAATAAACAGCTTCGACACTGCTCCTAAGAAGTTACTGGCATCAGATTCTCGGTTGCGTCCTGATAGGTTTGCACTGGAGCAGGGTGACATACCTAAAGCTGGCTTTGAAAAGAGCAG TCTGGAGGAGAGGCAGAGagctgaaaagaaaaatagagaggAAAAGGGTCATGAGTTCACTCCAAGATGGTTTGACAAAACAGATGAAATCTGTCCCACAACTTGGGATGACTTGCAAGTGTACCAATACAATGGCAAATACACCGAACACCGGACCGCAATAGATGACTCGGACAGCGTTGAAGCAATCGACGTCAAATCAATAGAGTTCAACCCCTGGCAATACGAGAATTTGGCTGCCTGA
- the LOC133720987 gene encoding RHOMBOID-like protein 1: MAADSQSRLNSRRSYVVHPVDIETPPLTSPAPATPAVFREIKHFKKWVVWLIPTFVIINTIMFIITMYVNNCPKNSVSCIATFLGRFSFQPFKENPLLGPSSSTLQKMGALDVKKVVDDHQGWLLITCNWLHGGVFHLLANMLSLLVIGYRLEQEFGFVRIGLLYVISGLGGSLMSSLFIQSNISVGASGALFGLLGAMLSELITNWTIYASKFGALFTLLIIIAINLAVGILPHVDNFAHIGGFLSGFFLGFVFLIRPQFGWVNQRYAPPEYRSSEVKSKFKTYQCIFWILSLVILIVGFTVGLIMLLRGVDANEHCSWCHYLSCVPTSKWSCNSEPAYCSSTQTGDQLFLTCSSNGKNGTYTYPNASSSQIQGLCSQLCS, encoded by the exons ATGGCGGCAGACTCTCAATCACGGCTGAACTCGCGGCGGAGCTACGTGGTCCACCCCGTTGACATTGAGACGCCACCTCTAACTTCCCCGGCTCCCGCCACGCCCGCCGTGTTCCGGGAAATCAAGCATTTCAAGAAATGGGTTGTGTGGTTGATACCTACTTTTGTTATCATCAACACCATCATGTTTATCATCACTATGTATGTCAACAACTGCCCCAAGAACTCGGTCTCTTGCATTGCCACGTTCTTGGGGAGGTTCTCGTTCCAGCCTTTTAAGGAGAACCCTCTTCTTGGACCATCATCGTCTAC GTTACAGAAGATGGGTGCTTTAGATGTGAAAAAGGTGGTTGATGATCACCAGGGGTGGCTTCTCATCACTTGCAATTGGCTACATGGTGGAGTTTTCCATTTGTTGGCGAATATGCTGAGTCTTTTGGTTATTGGGTACCGGCTAGAGCAAGAATTTGGTTTTG TGCGGATTGGTTTGCTATATGTCATCTCTGGACTTGGTGGGAGTTTGATGTCTTCACTTTTCATCCAGTCAAATATCTCTGTTGGTGCTTCCGGTGCACTTTTTGGATTGCTGGGAGCCATGCTTTCTGAACTTATCACTAACTGGACGATATATGCTAGTAAG TTTGGAGCGCTTTTCACCCTCCTGATCATCATAGCAATCAATTTGGCAGTGGGAATTCTCCCACATGTGGATAACTTTGCTCACATTGGAGGATTCCTTTCGGGTTTCTTTCTGGGGTTCGTATTTCTTATCCGCCCTCAGTTCGGATGGGTTAACCAAAGATATGCTCCTCCAGAGTACAGATCATCTGAAGTTAAATCTAAGTTCAAGACCTATCAGTGCATTTTTTGGATCCTTTCGCTGGTTATTTTAATCGTTGG ATTTACCGTTGGCCTGATTATGCTTCTTCGGGGAGTTGATGCAAATGAACATTGTTCTTGGTGTCATTATTTGTCTTGTGTTCCTACATCAAAATGGAGCTGCAATTCAGAGCCCGCATACTGCTCG TCAACCCAGACAGGTGACCAGCTCTTTTTAACATGCTCGAGCAATGGAAAGAACGGCACATATACATATCCAAATGCAAGCAGTTCTCAGATCCAGGGTTTATGTTCTCAGCTTTGCAGTTGA
- the LOC133720986 gene encoding cyclic nucleotide-gated ion channel 1-like → MDEESIHPASMPISMTEEGRLTEVTEEMIDQLDVFHVDISFWKIVQKLIYAPFYLPWVLIVAIIFPEKPAYFIYSSFISMLLDPLFLYIPLINEETKCLMLDNKLMIAALILRVVTDLRYVVKIGSKIKKWWRGSSKKIGITSNMVAILPIPQVVILVFLPKMRGSGSLTVMKFLNSLIFFQYLQRVYPIYRYCKNLNKEMHDKSSPTRAWIPSLVNLLIYLLASYVLGTFWYFFSIQREIDCWEYACQSEKGCQFNIHCDANEFRNITLLHTSCPINPPNATIFDFGIFLYALQSGMQESTYLPQKFLLCFSWGLRNLSSFASNLNTSTYGWETLFVVAISISGLILFIYFLGHVQTFMQVAGKSERSRQKLKKILGPKVQSMLLEYGSPADVKVLKDSINYVVEKKHLEDPDLVLENMFSIFSFKHKVDDQRLQGELNTIRQTLFLEKLKKLDHPETYMNERVLKEICKHLDPVIYPKGSYIIRKGEPLDMMFFITQGIALSYTIDHSMTTKRLEKGECYGEKLNFKLGSNCYNLLLRLA, encoded by the exons ATGGATGAAGAGTCTATTCACCCTGCAAG TATGCCGATTTCAATGACTGAAGAGGGCAGGTTGACCGAGGTTACAGAGGAGATGATAGATCAGTTAGATGTGTTCCATGTTGACATATCTTTCTGGAAAATAGTTCAGAAACTTATATATGCACCTTTTTATCTCCCATGGGTGTTGATCGTAGCAATAATATTCCCGGAAAAGCCTGCATATTTTATCTACTCGAGTTTTATCTCTATGTTACTGGATCCTTTGTTTCTGTATATTCCTCTTATCAACGAGGAAACCAAGTGCCTCATGTTGGACAACAAATTGATGATAGCAGCTCTGATTCTGCGAGTCGTCACAGATCTTCGTTATGTAGTGAAAATAGGTTCTAAGATTAAGAAATGGTGGCGGGGATCTAGTAAGAAAATAGGCATCACAAGTAACATGGTTGCTATTCTTCCTATTCCACAA GTAGTCATTTTAGTGTTCCTTCCAAAAATGAGGGGCTCTGGATCTTTGACTGTAATGAAGTTTCTTAACTCGCTTATTTTTTTCCAATACCTGCAACGAGTTTATCCTATCTACAGATACTGTAAGAATCTTAACAAGGAGATGCATGACAAGAGTAGTCCTACGCGGGCTTGGATTCCAAGTTTAGTCAATCTTCTCATATACCTCCTTGCCAGTTAT GTACTCGGGACgttttggtattttttttctatCCAACGAGAGATAGATTGTTGGGAATATGCTTGCCAAAGTGAAAAAGGATGTCAGTTTAATATTCATTGCGATGCCAATGAATTCAGAAATATTACATTGCTACACACTTCATGCCCTATAAATCCCCCGAATGCAACAATATTCGATTTCGGTATATTTCTTTATGCTCTTCAATCTGGTATGCAAGAATCAACATATTTACCACAAAAGTTCTTACTATGTTTCTCATGGGGCCTACGAAATCTAAG TTCTTTTGCTTCGAACCTCAACACTAGTACCTATGGATGGGAAACCCTATTTGTGGTTGCTATTTCTATAAGTGGCTTGATACTATTTATATATTTCCTTGGACATGTGCAG ACATTTATGCAGGTAGCTGGGAAATCAGAAAGGTCCCGCCAAAAGTTGAAAAAGATTTTGGGGCCAAAAGTACAATCCATGTTACTTGAATATGGCTCCCCTGCTGATGTGAAGGTCCTGAAGGATAGCATCAACTATGTGGTAGAAAAGAAACACTTAGAAGACCCAGATCTTGTTTTGGAGAAtatgttttcaattttttcctTCAAGCATAAGGTAGATGACCAACGCCTGCAAGGTGAACTAAATACGATCAGACAAACTCTCTTCCTGGAGAAATTGAAGAAA CTGGATCATCCAGAGACTTACATGAACGAAAGGGTGTTGAAGGAAATCTGTAAGCACCTTGATCCAGTGATCTATCCCAAGGGAAGCTATATTATTCGAAAGGGGGAGCCTCTTGATATGATGTTCTTCATCACCCAGGGCATTGCACTCTCGTACACCATTGACCACTCAATGACCACTAAGCGTCTTGAGAAAGGAGAATGCTACGGTGAAAAGCTTAATTTTAAGCTGGGCAGCAACTGCTACAACCTCCTTTTGCGACTTGCCTAA